CGAAGAATTGCAGAAGTTTCCTGCCACTGAAAATGTTTATCTTGAGCAGATGGGAGCAATCGCTCAAGTTGTGCGTCTGCTACGTGAACAAGGTATTGAAGTAGCAATCTTAGTGGCTCCAACCAAGGCGAGTATCTACCCCGAATTCTTGCCCGAAAATCTGAAGAGCAATCTGGACTATAAAGGCAATTACGAAAAAATTTTGGACGATTTCAAGAGAATGGGCGTGTCCAGCGTAAACCTCAAGTCTCCCTTGATCGCTCAAAAAAGTGAAGGCCTGCTTTATCTCAAGACAGATACCCACTGGTCCCCATTTGGCATGAAAGTCGCCTCAGAAGCAGTGGCGAAAGCGATGAAAGATCAGTTAAAAAAATTCCCTGAAGTCGATTTCTCAGCAGAGTACCTTCCACCAATTTTACCCACGTCTACGGATCTCCTAGCGCAACTGCCTGAGAATCAACAGGTTGACTTTGAAAAAGACCCGATTAGTGGCCTGAGAATCACAAGTAGCGAGGTTAATCTGCTCGACGAAACGCCACCGTCCGCGATAACGCTGCTTGGCACCAGCTATTCCACGGCTTTTGATGGACGTGGACTTCCAGCCGCTTATGAAAAAATATTCGGTAAAACTCTAGCAATCGCAGCAAAACGGGATGTACTGAACTATGCTGTTGGCGCAAAGGGGTTTTGGCAGCCGGTTGTTGACTATGTGCGATCCGAAGAATATCAGCTTCGGCCCCCCAAATTGATACTTTGGGAAATTCCAGAACGGTATCTGTCTTTTGAGGCTCCACCTCAGTGGGCGATTCCTTCGTTTCCTTGGCTAGAGAATGAGATCACTGGTGGTAAAAACGATTGTTTGCGTAATTTCGCAAATTGCAACAAAACTTCTAGCACGATGAAATACGTGATGGGCTGGAGGGTTTTAGATATCGTCGGCGGCGTGAATATCTATCGAGCGACAACAGAAGGTTTCTTTGATCGAGAAGGCCCAATCAGACACGGTGGACCTGAACGCAGTGCCGTATCATTCTGGCTGCCCACCTCACAGACTGTGAAGCTCGACTTAGCCCTGACCTCGCCAGTAGAGCAGCAGCGTGTGCAAGTCTTTTTAAATGACAAGCTGATAAATACTACGTCACAAAAATTGAATGACCAGTATGAATACCATTTATCACTTCCTGCCTCGGCAGGCCAGAATCTCTTGGAGTTCCGATACAGTAATTGGAACGGGAAGACGGCGTTATTCCCATCAGGTGAAATGCGCAAGATTGCCGTAACGTTTTTTCAACTAAAACTAACGCGATAGATGTTTAACGACGGTTTTCAATCAAAATATTGACCATATAAGTTAAAATATTAGTATAACGTGTCAAAGATTCTAAAGACTCATCGGTAACAGCCCCCACCCACCCATTGCAGGGAAGTGGGGGCTGTTACCGATGTCTGTGTCGTGCGTCAGCCCGTCGCAGCAGGTAGCGTAAAGCATGCGAGCAGTCCAGGAACGGTGCGGTGTGGACCTCAACGAACAGGGGAAGCCGATTTCACTGCACTGGCGCAACCGAACCTACCGGGTGACGCGCGAGCACGATGCGTTCCGAGCGGGGGGCCGCTGGTGGCTCGGTGAGCCGTCCCGCGATTGCTGGGTACTGGAGTGTGGGACACTAGTGGTAGAAGTCCACCGCTTCGACGAGACGGATCCACCGCAGGAGATCAGCGGGTGGTGGGTGGCTAGAGTGCAGGACTAAAAAGCCCTACCCGGCTACGCCTTAGGAAGACGTGGTTGGACGTACCCCAGCATGAGGCCCACGCGGCCGCCAGCTCCTGAGGGCAGCCG
Above is a genomic segment from Deinococcus humi containing:
- a CDS encoding alginate O-acetyltransferase AlgX-related protein, whose protein sequence is MKRLMMLSTLLLGMAGAQDLPRVVKGKSGWLFTNEELQKFPATENVYLEQMGAIAQVVRLLREQGIEVAILVAPTKASIYPEFLPENLKSNLDYKGNYEKILDDFKRMGVSSVNLKSPLIAQKSEGLLYLKTDTHWSPFGMKVASEAVAKAMKDQLKKFPEVDFSAEYLPPILPTSTDLLAQLPENQQVDFEKDPISGLRITSSEVNLLDETPPSAITLLGTSYSTAFDGRGLPAAYEKIFGKTLAIAAKRDVLNYAVGAKGFWQPVVDYVRSEEYQLRPPKLILWEIPERYLSFEAPPQWAIPSFPWLENEITGGKNDCLRNFANCNKTSSTMKYVMGWRVLDIVGGVNIYRATTEGFFDREGPIRHGGPERSAVSFWLPTSQTVKLDLALTSPVEQQRVQVFLNDKLINTTSQKLNDQYEYHLSLPASAGQNLLEFRYSNWNGKTALFPSGEMRKIAVTFFQLKLTR